A region of Haliotis asinina isolate JCU_RB_2024 chromosome 7, JCU_Hal_asi_v2, whole genome shotgun sequence DNA encodes the following proteins:
- the LOC137291102 gene encoding multiple epidermal growth factor-like domains protein 10: protein MAVLRILAVLVLAQWIQLTVVADFSCESGMFGDSCSYSCHCGTSCDVTTGACSGDCDTGWRKAGGLCQKQNIALNKTASTTSGQFQNWSPSNAVDGDSSINGLGKTCFHARRSPSDWTVDLGQDFQLYDIRIYSRNTFYFRNANSNIYLNNDPSSICATLPGTTTNPVDVTCNGTGRYVTIRKLGPGGQEGHDSALNICEVEIYVCSPGIYGANCDKFCHCLDSACDRLTGLCAGDCRPGWQDQRCDTACNSVTYGINCMKTCAERKCSVPNSPCDRHTGACDTGCLPGWTEDDCTQVPVNCPPGRYGPECTEFCSSRSCKTPSSVCDVTGSCPDGCREGWQTSDCIIPCQSGRYGSNCSKSCDSRHCQTAPVSCDHVTGACAAGCQEGWIGADCTLRCKRGTYGPDCTRCGHCDVTCNIGDGRCPGQCLDGFTGDRCDEDVRVSPVTSGVIGGAVVLVVMLLLIGGLTICLLKSGRLKWISSPSTGVRNKNTGDTGEIPVHANTYRTNEQDYIELSDVTREREEKSQYDVIQNKVYENSQI from the exons TGGCAGATTTTTCCTGCGAATCAGGAATGTTTGGAGACTCCTGTAGCTACTCCTGTCATTGTGGGACATCATGTGACGTGACAACAGGTGCCTGTTCTGGTGATTGTGACACGGGATGGAGAAAGGCTGGAGGCCTTTGCCAGAAAC AAAACATTGCACTGAACAAGACAGCATCAACAACATCTGGTCAGTTTCAAAACTGGTCACCATCAAATGCTGTGGATGGGGATAGTAGCATAAATGGTTTGGGTAAAACCTGTTTCCACGCTCGTAGATCTCCGTCAGACTGGACAGTGGATCTGGGTCAGGacttccagctgtatgacatcAGGATCTACAGTAGAAACACAT tcTACTTTAGAAATGCCAACTCCAACATCTACCTTAACAACGACCCCTCCAGCATCTGTGCCACCCTTCCGGGTACAACCACCAACCCAGTTGACGTGACGTGTAACGGTACCGGTAGGTACGTCACCATCAGGAAGTTGGGGCCTGGGGGACAGGAAGGCCATGATAGTGCCCTGAACATCTGTGAGGTGGAGATCTATG TCTGCAGCCCAGGTATCTACGGTGCGAACTGTGATAAGTTCTGTCATTGCCTGGATTCAGCCTGTGATCGTTTGACTGGATTGTGTGCTGGAGACTGTAGACCAGGGTGGCAGGACCAGAGGTGTGATACAG CTTGCAACAGCGTCACCTATGGCATTAACTGCATGAAAACGTGTGCTGAGCGGAAGTGTTCTGTCCCAAATTCGCCATGTGACCGTCACACTGGAGCATGTGACACAGGATGTCTTCCTGGTTGGACAGAGGATGACTGCACACAAG TGCCAGTCAACTGCCCTCCTGGAAGGTATGGACCAGAGTGCACAGAGTTCTGCAGTTCCCGGAGCTGTAAGACACCATCTTCTGTGTGTGACGTCACTGGGTCATGCCCAGATGGATGTCGGGAAGGCTGGCAGACATCTGACTGTATTATAC CATGTCAGAGCGGGAGGTACGGTTCTAACTGCAGCAAATCCTGTGACTCACGTCATTGCCAAACTGCACCAGTCTCCTGCGACCACGTGACAGGAGCCTGCGCTGCCGGTTGTCAGGAAGGGTGGATTGGAGCAGACTGTACTCTGA GATGCAAGCGTGGAACTTATGGACCTGACTGTACACGTTGTGGACACTGTGACGTCACGTGTAATATTGGAGATGGACGTTGTCCCGGACAATGTCTGGACGGTTTCACTGGTGACCGATGTGATGAGGATGTTCGAG TCTCTCCTGTAACAAGCGGTGTCATTGGAGGAGCAGTAGTACTTGTTGTAATGCTGTTGCTGATTGGAGGCTTGACGATATGCTTGCTGAAATCTGGAAG ACTTAAATGGATATCCTCACCTAGCACAGGCGTGAGAAATAAAAACACAGGTGACACTGGTGAGATACCTGTTCATGCGAACACGTATAGAACGAATGAACAAGATTACATCGAACTGAGTGACGTCACCAGGGAGAGGGAGGAGAAGTCACAGTATGACGTCATTCAGAACAAAGTGTACGAAAACAGTCAAATCTGA